DNA sequence from the Peptoniphilus sp. GNH genome:
AAAGATAGACACTTACAGATCTGGCGGAGCTGGAGGTCAACATGTAAACACGACTGACTCGGCAGTAAGAATCACTCACCTTCCAACTGGAATTGTAGTGCAATGCCAAAATGAAAGATCTCAAATTCAAAACAGAGAAACTGCCATGCACATGTTGAAGGCAAAATTGCTCACACTTGCCATGGAAGAAAAAAAGGAAAAGATAGAAGATCTTTCGGGCAACTATTCTCAAATAACTTGGGGATCGCAAATAAGATCTTATGTCTTCCAACCCTACACCATGGTAAAAGACCACAGGACAAATGAGGAAGTCGGAGATGTGAGTAGAGTTATGGATGGAGATTTGGATGAATTTATAAATGCCTATCTTCAAGCAAAAAAGGGAAAAGAATGAACATTTTAGAAATAATTGCAAAAGAGTTAGAACTAAATATTAAAAATGTAGAAGGTGCGGTCAAGCTTTTGGATGAAGGTGCGACCGTACCTTTTATTGCCAGATACAGAAAAGAAGCAACAGGCGCTATGACAGATGAGGTGCTTAGAAAACTCGATGAGAGACTTAAGTATTTGAGAAATCTCTTCCAAAGGAAGGAAGAAGTCATAAGACTAATAGAAGAACAGGACAAGATGACAGAAGAACTCAGAGAAAAAATCTTATCTGCAGAGAGCTTGGCAAGGGTTGAAGACCTTTATAGACCCTATGTAAAGAAGAAGGGCACAAGAGCATCTAAGGCCATAGAAAATGGCTTTGAACCTCTTGCAAGGGCGATATGGGAGCAGGAAGATTTGGCTCTTGTGGAAAAAACTTTGGAAGAGTTAAAGTCCCAGCTAGATTTTTCAAAAGAAGAAATTTTACAAGGGGCAAAAGACATAGTCGCAGAGTACATATCTGACGATGCCGATATAAGACAGGTGCTTTTAAAATATATAAGGTTTACAGGAATTTTGCAGGCGGAAAAGGGCTCTGAAGAAAATGACATCTATCAAGATTATTTTGAATATAAAGAGAGTCTTAGAACTGTTTTAAATCATAGGATTTTGGCTCTTAATAGAGGGGAGGAGCAAAAAGCCTTAAAAATTTCCATCCAAGTGTCTGAAGATGGGGCCATGGAAATAGTCTTATCCAAAATTGTAAAGAATGAAAGCTTTAGAGAACTTTTAAATGAAATTGGAAGAGATGCCTACAAGAGATTAATTTTCCCTTCGCTGGAAAGAGAAGTGAGAAGAGATTTGACAGAAAGGGCTCAGGAAGATGCCATAGGACTTTTTGCCAAAAATTTAGAGGCTCTTATAATGCAAAGACCCTTAAAAGGCAAGAGAATTTTGGCGCTTGACCCCGGTGTGAGGACGGGCTCAAAAATTTCTATCTTAGATGAGTTTGGAAAATATCTGGCAAATGATTTGGTCTATATTGCAGGCTTTGAAAATAGACATAAAGAAAGCGAAAAGAAACTTTTAGATCTCATAAGCAAGTACAAAATTGATGTGGTAGCAATAGGTAATGGAACAGCATCAAGAGATAATGAAAAATTTGTTGCAGACCTTATAAAAAAACATGGCTTGAAAATATCCTACACAATTGTAAGTGAGGCGGGAGCCTCTATCTACTCGGCATCAAAAGAAGGTATAGAGGAGTTTCCGGATTTAGATGTCACAGTAAGAGGGGCAATCTCGATAG
Encoded proteins:
- a CDS encoding RNA-binding transcriptional accessory protein; its protein translation is MNILEIIAKELELNIKNVEGAVKLLDEGATVPFIARYRKEATGAMTDEVLRKLDERLKYLRNLFQRKEEVIRLIEEQDKMTEELREKILSAESLARVEDLYRPYVKKKGTRASKAIENGFEPLARAIWEQEDLALVEKTLEELKSQLDFSKEEILQGAKDIVAEYISDDADIRQVLLKYIRFTGILQAEKGSEENDIYQDYFEYKESLRTVLNHRILALNRGEEQKALKISIQVSEDGAMEIVLSKIVKNESFRELLNEIGRDAYKRLIFPSLEREVRRDLTERAQEDAIGLFAKNLEALIMQRPLKGKRILALDPGVRTGSKISILDEFGKYLANDLVYIAGFENRHKESEKKLLDLISKYKIDVVAIGNGTASRDNEKFVADLIKKHGLKISYTIVSEAGASIYSASKEGIEEFPDLDVTVRGAISIGRRLQDPLSELVKISPRHLGVGQYQHDLNEKRLDQALDYVVESCVNRVGVNINTASISLLKHVSGLSLSVAKNILEYRDKEGYFKNRKELKEIKGLGPKTYEMCAGFLRIIDGEEFLDSTAVHPESYKAAKALLALDYKTKSLKELEEATGLGSFTLKDVIEELEKPGRDIRDSLDEVFLKEGIVDIKDLKIGMELKGTVRNIVDFGAFVDVGLHSDGLIHVSKLSKKFIKHPLEVVKLGDKVDVEVIGIDLKRDRISLKMKGVD